The segment TGGATGTCAGAAGGTGAGGTTAGTTATGGAAACTATAGGAAATGAAGCGGAGAAATCAGTAGGCATAGCGGTACCTATAGAAGGAACACAAGAATTTGAAAAAATGAATCAGATGGCAAAAAAAGCGATTCCGATTGTCTTAACGATTTTTACGTTGGGAATTTTAGAACAACAAGCTTTTGGAATGATTTTTGTTAATATTGGTCAGCAATTAGGAACACCTGAGTTGGCTTCTCTGATCACTTCGATTCCAGGAATCGTTTTAGGGATCGTCTGTGTTATTTACGGTTCTTTGGGAGATTTTGTTTCACTGAAAAAAATGACTGTTTTAGGAACGATTATTTTTTCGATAGGTTCAATTATTGGGTTTTTACTGGGAACATTAAGTATTTGGGCGGTTATATTGGCTCGGGTCCTGCAATCAGCAGGCGGACAAGCCGCCGGTTCAGTATTTTTGGTTCTTGTTTCGAAATATATCAATGAAAAAAATCGTGTGATTTATTATGGGGTATTCGTAGCTGTTTTTCGATTTTCTGCGGCTTTGGGTGTAATGGCGGCAGGTTATATAACAAAAATCGATTGGCGATGGTTATTTGTTCTTCCAATTTTTTCAATCCTATTTCTACCATTTTTAGCAAAAAATCTACCAGATGATCATGCTCTCGGGGCAAATATCGATAAGGTTGGATTTGCTCTGATTGGGGCATTTTCAGGATCTGTCACGATGTTTTTTACCGATATGAATCTGTTTTGGGCACTGGCATCGATCATATCTTTACTAGTATTTATGGTTTATATCCATAAGGCGAAAGCACCATTTATTACGCCGCGATTTTTTAGAAATCCTGCTTTTATCGCCACAATGTCGATTATTTTTATTGGCTACTTTTTCAGCTATACATTGAATGCGGGGATCAATGCGATTGGCTTGAATGTTTATGGTATTGATTCCTCGGAAGTATCCGGATATCTCGTATGGTCGATTCTTTTGGCTGCGGTTCTTGGATTTGTCTGTGGTCCAGTTGTTAAGAAAATCGGGCGAACCGCAGTGGTGATCATGGCACTTTTCTTTATGGGAACGGGTTTAATAGCTATCGCTTTTGCCATTCCTCATGGAAAAATCATAACATTGGCTATCATGCCTTGTATCTATTACTTTGGCACCTCTTTTTTCTATTCACCGATCGTTGATTTAGCTACTTTAACAGTATCGATTGAAGAATCCGGTCGTGTGATGGGCGTCAATGATTTAGTCCAAGCGATTACAGGCTCGATTGGAGTCGCGGTTTTTGGACAGATGATGGCATCAGGTACTATGTCT is part of the Enterococcus mediterraneensis genome and harbors:
- a CDS encoding MFS transporter; this encodes METIGNEAEKSVGIAVPIEGTQEFEKMNQMAKKAIPIVLTIFTLGILEQQAFGMIFVNIGQQLGTPELASLITSIPGIVLGIVCVIYGSLGDFVSLKKMTVLGTIIFSIGSIIGFLLGTLSIWAVILARVLQSAGGQAAGSVFLVLVSKYINEKNRVIYYGVFVAVFRFSAALGVMAAGYITKIDWRWLFVLPIFSILFLPFLAKNLPDDHALGANIDKVGFALIGAFSGSVTMFFTDMNLFWALASIISLLVFMVYIHKAKAPFITPRFFRNPAFIATMSIIFIGYFFSYTLNAGINAIGLNVYGIDSSEVSGYLVWSILLAAVLGFVCGPVVKKIGRTAVVIMALFFMGTGLIAIAFAIPHGKIITLAIMPCIYYFGTSFFYSPIVDLATLTVSIEESGRVMGVNDLVQAITGSIGVAVFGQMMASGTMSGGSIMQVASGVQSTYANVFLLGGGIVLSALILFLLTRKKIYSCLRSSKA